In Chryseobacterium oryzae, the genomic stretch GTTTATTTCTTCTTTCCGTTACGCGCTCCTGATCTGCAGGTTTGCTTACAAAAGTAAATTCGCTTTCTGTCTGAACAGATGTTTCAGAATGGAACTCAACAGTATTTTTTGGATCTTCTTTTACTTCGAAAGTGTTCTGAACTTCTACCGCTTTTTCTTCAATGATACTTGTAAAAGTTTCTACTTCATTTTTTGGCTGTCCAAAATCATTTTTCGGTTCGTTTACGGGCTCATTTACAGTAAAGCTGAATTCTACAGGCTTTTCATCGGAATACACTCTGGAAAAATCATTGCTTTTTGGCTCTTCTTGTTTATTTTCAAAATCGAATGTGAAAGATTGGGTTTCCAAATCGTTATCTGTTTCTTCATCAAAAGAAAAAAGATTGTAGGCATCATCCTGAGAATCGTCACCCTTCCAACTTTGAGCCGGATTATCTATTGTATCCTGATCTCTGTCTGAAAATTTGACTTCTGTTTTTACATCTTCATCCTCAACAATCATTTTTTTTTCATTGGAAGAAACCTTGAATTGTGGTGTATCCTGCTCTTCATCGTCTAATCTGAAAAGATTTTTTCCTCCAAAATCATATCCCTGCTCCACTTCTGTTTCTCTTTCTTCTTTTGTTTTGAAAGGCGAAGTTTTTGGCGCATCCAATGCATCATTCAAACCTATTCTGATTTTTTCAGTAGGTCCGGCAAATTTTTTATTATCATTAGAAAAACCCGTTGCAATAACCAATACACTTACTGCATCGCCCAATTCTTCATCTGCACCCACACCAAAGATAATATCCGCAGTGTTTCCTGCTTCCTTCTGAATATAATCCATGATAATACCGATTTCGTCCATAGTAGCTTCTTCGGCACCACTTCGGATTAATAAGAGTACATTTCTAGCTCCGGTAATTTTGTTGTCGTTCAATAATGGAGAATCTAATGCTTTTCTTACCGCTTCTTCAGCTTTATTTTCGCCTGAAGCCATTCCTGTTGACATTAATGCCGTACCGGAATTCTGAAGCACAGATTTAGCATCTCTAAAGTCAATATTCACATCAAAATAACCTGTAATAACTTCTGCCATTCCTTTTGCGGCATTTGTTAAAACTTCA encodes the following:
- the ftsZ gene encoding cell division protein FtsZ, with product MENIGTQGFSFDLPKGNSSIIKVIGVGGGGNNALKHMYEKGIHGVDFVICNTDAQTLDNNPVSNKVQLGVTITEGLGAGADPEVGEKAAIESIEDIKAAMGQNTKMVFITAGMGGGTGTGAAPVIAKVAKDMGILTVGIVTVPFSFEGKRRLEQAENGLEKLRNNVDSLIVINNDKLRQQFGNLGFKQGFSKADEVLTNAAKGMAEVITGYFDVNIDFRDAKSVLQNSGTALMSTGMASGENKAEEAVRKALDSPLLNDNKITGARNVLLLIRSGAEEATMDEIGIIMDYIQKEAGNTADIIFGVGADEELGDAVSVLVIATGFSNDNKKFAGPTEKIRIGLNDALDAPKTSPFKTKEERETEVEQGYDFGGKNLFRLDDEEQDTPQFKVSSNEKKMIVEDEDVKTEVKFSDRDQDTIDNPAQSWKGDDSQDDAYNLFSFDEETDNDLETQSFTFDFENKQEEPKSNDFSRVYSDEKPVEFSFTVNEPVNEPKNDFGQPKNEVETFTSIIEEKAVEVQNTFEVKEDPKNTVEFHSETSVQTESEFTFVSKPADQERVTERRNKLKEFNSRYQNFDVVNDFESVPAFKRKNISIDGSNASDQNINTYLSDNNGNMQIRENRFLNKDVD